One Candidatus Eisenbacteria bacterium genomic window carries:
- a CDS encoding insulinase family protein — MNRLCFPALACAVLLSLSPAPSHAGAGPSVTTLRNGLRVVLAPDSLATAVDVSVWYPAGTRWEPKGMAGVSSLVSRLMYRGSAHFPDGEHVRLLGAEGATLGNSNTPDAASYSQTIPAGALTLALRLEADRMRGLAVSAKAFDASRAQALADRRLRAEATPMARGLSRLVATAFGDGAYGRSPWGEADDLRRLTPATVEAWRRSHYGAGGAVLTITGLFEPAGTLASVRTLFEAIPRGAASPFAPVPLPPAGERRAWTAGQTPLRLAFAGWRGPGSGDADAPAFELLAAALGADSSRYRSALESEWKVAVATECGLQSYRDASLLWVAAALDAGADSSAAERVMLDEVGRLAREPLPAEPFTRLRSRLVLDALFGSQAVRARAAAIGEAVFEHDDPALVGRRIEALENLTPEDVQRVARKWLLDSGRSVSWYVPAGEGR, encoded by the coding sequence ATGAATCGCCTGTGTTTCCCCGCGCTCGCATGCGCGGTGCTGCTTTCCCTTTCGCCCGCGCCGTCGCACGCCGGGGCAGGGCCCAGCGTGACGACCCTGCGCAACGGGCTGCGGGTCGTGCTTGCGCCCGACTCGCTCGCGACCGCGGTGGACGTGTCGGTCTGGTACCCCGCCGGTACGCGCTGGGAACCGAAGGGCATGGCGGGCGTCTCCTCGCTGGTCTCGCGGCTCATGTACCGCGGCTCGGCGCACTTTCCCGACGGCGAGCACGTGCGGCTGCTTGGCGCCGAAGGGGCGACGCTCGGCAACTCGAACACTCCCGACGCCGCCAGCTATTCGCAGACGATTCCCGCCGGCGCGCTGACGCTGGCGCTGCGCCTCGAGGCCGATCGCATGCGCGGCCTTGCCGTGTCCGCGAAGGCGTTCGACGCTTCGCGCGCGCAGGCGCTTGCCGACCGTCGGCTGCGCGCGGAGGCCACGCCCATGGCGCGCGGCCTGAGCCGGCTCGTGGCGACGGCGTTCGGCGACGGCGCCTATGGCCGCTCGCCGTGGGGCGAGGCGGACGATCTGCGCCGCCTGACCCCCGCGACGGTCGAGGCCTGGCGCCGCTCGCACTACGGCGCAGGCGGTGCGGTGCTCACGATCACCGGCCTGTTCGAACCCGCGGGCACGCTCGCGTCGGTGCGTACCCTGTTCGAGGCGATTCCACGCGGAGCCGCTTCGCCGTTCGCGCCGGTGCCGCTGCCGCCGGCGGGCGAACGGCGCGCCTGGACGGCCGGGCAGACACCGCTGCGGCTCGCGTTCGCGGGCTGGCGCGGGCCCGGATCGGGCGACGCCGACGCACCGGCATTCGAGCTGCTGGCCGCGGCCCTCGGCGCGGACAGCTCGCGCTACCGGAGCGCGCTCGAGAGCGAATGGAAGGTGGCGGTCGCGACCGAATGCGGTCTGCAGTCCTACCGTGACGCCTCGCTGCTCTGGGTGGCGGCGGCGCTGGATGCGGGCGCGGACTCGAGCGCGGCCGAACGTGTGATGCTCGACGAGGTCGGGCGGCTCGCCCGCGAGCCGCTGCCGGCGGAACCGTTCACCCGGCTCCGCTCGCGGCTGGTGCTCGATGCGCTGTTCGGTTCGCAGGCGGTGCGCGCGCGCGCGGCGGCGATCGGCGAGGCGGTGTTCGAGCACGACGATCCGGCGCTCGTCGGCAGGCGCATCGAGGCGCTCGAGAACCTGACGCCCGAGGACGTGCAACGCGTCGCCCGGAAATGGCTGCTCGACTCGGGACGCAGCGTCTCGTGGTACGTGCCGGCCGGGGAGGGCCGCTGA
- a CDS encoding asparaginase, with translation MRFELEVLVRRGSAVESRHHLQCAAVDASGTLLAGTPNAGLVTMFRSSAKPFQLLPLVERGHAERLGFTDEQLAVMAASHTGSRYHVQLVTGILEQLGLGPGALACGYHDPEDAGSRDDLLRGGAPRTALYNNCSGKHAGMLALALAEGWPIEGYHLPAHPMQQLLRQVIAEVCEISPASMESGTDGCNLPVFALPLPSMARGYARLAAARADAPEARTRALARIARAMGAHPRTVEGDGRTATQLMLATGGRVVAKGGAEGLMLLALTDRGTGVAVKCEDGAGRALAPTAVAVLERLGALDGAELATLAPQRRPVVRNVIGAEVGRLEPSVREVALA, from the coding sequence ATGCGATTCGAACTCGAAGTGCTGGTGCGGCGGGGCTCCGCCGTGGAGTCGCGCCACCACCTGCAGTGCGCCGCCGTGGACGCTTCGGGCACGCTGCTCGCGGGCACGCCGAACGCCGGGCTCGTCACGATGTTCCGCTCCTCGGCGAAGCCGTTTCAGCTCCTGCCGCTCGTAGAGCGCGGGCACGCGGAACGCCTGGGTTTCACCGACGAGCAGCTCGCCGTGATGGCCGCCTCGCACACGGGCAGCCGATACCACGTCCAGCTCGTCACCGGCATCCTCGAGCAGCTCGGACTCGGTCCCGGGGCGCTGGCCTGCGGTTATCACGACCCGGAGGACGCCGGCTCGCGCGACGATCTGCTTCGCGGCGGCGCGCCCCGCACGGCGCTCTACAACAACTGCTCCGGCAAGCACGCGGGCATGCTCGCGCTGGCGCTCGCCGAGGGCTGGCCGATCGAGGGCTACCACCTGCCCGCGCACCCGATGCAGCAGTTGCTGCGGCAGGTGATCGCCGAGGTCTGCGAGATCTCGCCGGCCTCGATGGAGTCGGGTACCGACGGCTGCAACCTGCCGGTGTTCGCGCTGCCGCTTCCGTCCATGGCCCGTGGCTACGCGCGGCTGGCCGCCGCACGCGCGGACGCGCCGGAGGCACGCACCCGCGCGCTCGCGCGCATCGCACGCGCGATGGGCGCGCACCCGCGCACCGTCGAGGGCGACGGGCGCACGGCCACCCAGCTCATGCTGGCGACGGGCGGGCGCGTGGTCGCCAAGGGCGGCGCCGAGGGCCTGATGCTCCTCGCCCTCACCGATCGCGGGACGGGTGTCGCGGTCAAGTGCGAGGACGGCGCGGGACGCGCGCTCGCGCCCACCGCCGTCGCGGTGCTCGAGCGTCTCGGCGCGCTGGACGGGGCGGAACTCGCGACGCTGGCGCCGCAGCGCCGCCCGGTCGTGCGCAACGTGATCGGCGCCGAAGTCGGACGGCTCGAGCCGTCCGTGCGGGAGGTCGCCCTCGCATGA
- a CDS encoding S8 family serine peptidase, with product MKRVRARLASLLASAAAALACAALAAPALAATPGAKLDPRLAPLLIAGSEPEPVWIEFTDKGETGPADLAAKLALAEANLTPEARRRRERAGLEPLVDWLDLPIEGRYIEELKAGGFAPYGQSRWFNGCAVRVSGAALGRLASLPFVARVTPGELAAPRRPLPQAADEPAGDPSHEDALRAGAALVAYGQTATQLARLGVPALHDSGYTGAGVTICMLDEGYNYFTKHEATRDIDVGNRTRDFVDGDDVVQDTLNLTGASHSHGEWTLSAVGGNRPGRYIGPAFGARFALARTENGSSEKPIEMVNWAMGAEWADSLGADVISSSLGYTSFPDSAGGIYGIPYEQRDGHTSLVTRAAEIAASKGILVVNSAGNDGAYMGELGKLSCPSDANGDSVLCIASVDSTGTRSSFSSRGPSADRRIKPDLAAQGSSVLLASASGGVSTYTRLSGTSFSCPLIAGLAACLIQARPNWPAPLVIRALRETASQANAPDTLLGYGIPNGAAALAWVPDTMHVPGEGTRIAFTWTGQNPVRPDGWPIGLQFALASDAAAGSARIRVYDVGGRVVATPWSGALQPGAPVTVTWNGETGRGRLGPGLYFLAFEAGDRRVTRRIVSLR from the coding sequence ATGAAGCGCGTGCGTGCCCGACTGGCGTCACTGCTCGCGTCCGCGGCGGCCGCCCTCGCCTGCGCGGCCCTCGCCGCTCCGGCCCTTGCGGCGACGCCGGGAGCGAAGCTCGATCCGCGGCTGGCGCCGCTGCTCATCGCCGGCTCCGAGCCCGAGCCGGTGTGGATCGAGTTCACGGACAAGGGCGAGACGGGGCCCGCCGACCTGGCGGCGAAGCTGGCGCTGGCCGAGGCGAACCTGACGCCCGAGGCGCGCCGGCGACGCGAACGCGCCGGGCTCGAACCGCTCGTGGACTGGCTCGACCTGCCGATCGAGGGACGCTACATCGAGGAGCTCAAGGCCGGCGGCTTCGCGCCGTACGGACAGTCGCGCTGGTTCAACGGCTGCGCCGTCCGGGTTTCGGGTGCCGCGCTGGGGCGGCTCGCGTCGCTCCCCTTCGTCGCGCGCGTCACTCCCGGCGAGTTGGCCGCGCCCCGCAGGCCGCTTCCACAAGCCGCGGACGAGCCGGCCGGCGACCCCTCGCACGAGGACGCCCTGAGGGCCGGCGCCGCACTCGTCGCCTACGGACAGACCGCGACGCAGCTCGCGCGGCTGGGCGTGCCGGCGTTGCACGACTCGGGATACACCGGAGCCGGTGTCACGATCTGCATGCTGGACGAGGGCTACAACTACTTCACCAAGCACGAGGCGACGCGCGACATTGACGTGGGCAACCGCACGCGTGACTTCGTGGACGGCGACGACGTCGTGCAGGACACGCTGAACCTCACCGGCGCGTCGCACTCGCACGGCGAGTGGACCCTGAGCGCCGTCGGCGGCAACAGGCCCGGCCGCTACATCGGTCCGGCCTTCGGCGCGCGCTTCGCGCTCGCGCGCACCGAGAACGGCAGCAGCGAGAAGCCGATCGAGATGGTCAACTGGGCGATGGGTGCCGAATGGGCCGACAGCCTCGGCGCCGACGTGATCAGTTCCTCGCTCGGTTACACGTCATTCCCCGACAGCGCCGGGGGCATCTACGGCATCCCCTACGAGCAGCGCGACGGGCACACTTCACTGGTCACGCGCGCCGCCGAGATCGCCGCGAGCAAGGGCATCCTGGTCGTCAACTCCGCCGGCAACGACGGCGCCTACATGGGCGAGCTCGGCAAGCTGAGCTGCCCGAGCGACGCGAACGGCGACAGCGTGCTGTGCATCGCCTCCGTGGATTCCACCGGCACCCGTTCGAGCTTCTCCTCGCGCGGACCGAGCGCCGACCGGCGCATCAAGCCCGACCTTGCCGCCCAGGGATCGTCCGTGCTGCTCGCCAGCGCCAGCGGCGGGGTCAGCACGTACACGCGCCTGAGCGGCACGTCGTTTTCGTGCCCGCTGATCGCGGGGCTGGCGGCGTGCCTGATCCAGGCCCGGCCCAACTGGCCCGCGCCGCTCGTGATCCGCGCGCTGCGCGAGACGGCGTCGCAGGCGAACGCCCCCGACACGCTGCTGGGTTACGGCATCCCGAACGGCGCCGCGGCGCTGGCCTGGGTGCCCGACACGATGCACGTGCCCGGAGAGGGCACGCGCATCGCCTTCACGTGGACCGGCCAGAACCCCGTCCGCCCGGACGGCTGGCCGATCGGACTGCAGTTCGCGCTGGCCTCCGACGCGGCGGCGGGATCCGCGCGCATCCGCGTCTACGACGTCGGCGGTCGCGTCGTCGCCACGCCGTGGTCCGGAGCGCTGCAGCCGGGCGCCCCGGTGACGGTCACCTGGAACGGTGAGACCGGCCGCGGCCGCCTGGGCCCGGGGCTGTACTTCCTCGCGTTCGAAGCCGGGGACCGCCGCGTCACGCGGCGCATCGTCTCCCTGCGCTGA
- a CDS encoding pyruvate, phosphate dikinase, which produces MSTTENDPAISSDRESDTHDPYVYFFGDGSAEGNGQMKDVLGGKGAGLAEMTNAGVPVPPGFTITTAVCRWYYAHDRRLPPTFASQQDQALARLEATLGRKLGFADDPLLVSVRSGAKFSMPGMMDTILNLGLNDRSVAGLAHKTGNERFAWDCYRRFIQMFASVVMDFEKNEFEHLIEALKRKRRVQLDTELTAADLEQLTLDFKRHVRKRAGRDFPQDPLEQLALARDAVFRSWNNDRAIYYRRQNGIPDDIGTAVNVQAMVFGNMGETSGTGVGFTRNPSTGERQFYGEYLTNAQGEDVVAGVRTPHPIADLEKEMPEVYQQLRQITSRLEQHYRDVQDFEFTIQDGRLFLLQTRNGKRTAQAAVRIAVDMVTEGLISEEEAILRVDPASLDQLLHPRLDPKAKVQVVARGLSASPGAAVGIAVFDADTAAEMGHAHKKVILVRKETTPDDIHGMDAAQGILTATGGMTSHAAVVARGMGKPCVSGASAIHVNEKSRTMTVDGRVVKEGDWITLDGSTGRVILGAVPTIDAEVSGEFSEYMKIADRHRRLKVRANADIPRDAIKAVEFGAEGIGLCRTEHMFFAEERLPHVVQMIMAAPVVKALSERLAAREKALAGASPGSEAKALKAEVAALRRELAAPLKSYRGALAKLLPVQRKDFHGLFKAMKGHPVTIRTLDPPLHEFLPKREDLMVDIALFPRASLARRREMAKKYRLTVGQLRKGMPELLKRVEELHEFNPMMGHRGCRLGITYPEVTEMQARAIFEAACKVVKEGGRVVPEIMIPLIGTVAELEDQAAIVRRVAEETMRTNGVKLDYLVGTMIEVPRAALAAGRVAGVAEFFSFGTNDLTQLTYGFSRDDAGKFLPDYVSRGILPGDPFVSVDQEGVGMLMDWAVRHGRQTRPGLKVGICGEHGGDPASVEFCHRIHLDYVSCSPFRVPIARLAAAQAAVRGTAAESDRR; this is translated from the coding sequence ATGAGCACGACCGAGAACGACCCGGCCATTTCGAGCGACCGGGAATCCGACACCCACGACCCGTACGTCTACTTCTTCGGTGACGGCTCGGCCGAGGGCAACGGCCAGATGAAGGACGTCCTCGGCGGCAAGGGCGCGGGCCTCGCCGAGATGACCAACGCCGGCGTGCCGGTGCCGCCGGGCTTCACGATCACGACCGCCGTCTGCCGCTGGTACTACGCGCACGACCGCAGGCTGCCCCCGACCTTCGCCTCGCAGCAGGACCAGGCGCTCGCGCGGCTCGAGGCGACGCTCGGCAGGAAGCTGGGCTTCGCGGACGATCCGCTGCTCGTGTCGGTCCGCTCGGGCGCCAAGTTCTCGATGCCGGGCATGATGGACACGATCCTCAACCTCGGGCTCAACGACCGTTCGGTCGCCGGCCTCGCCCACAAGACCGGCAACGAGCGCTTCGCCTGGGACTGCTACCGGCGCTTCATCCAGATGTTCGCGTCGGTCGTCATGGACTTCGAGAAAAACGAGTTCGAGCACCTCATCGAGGCGCTCAAGCGCAAGCGCCGGGTCCAACTCGACACCGAGCTGACGGCCGCGGACCTCGAGCAGCTCACGCTCGACTTCAAGCGCCACGTCCGCAAGCGCGCGGGCCGGGACTTCCCGCAGGATCCGCTCGAGCAGCTCGCGCTGGCGCGCGACGCCGTGTTCCGCTCGTGGAACAACGACCGGGCGATCTACTACCGCCGCCAGAACGGCATCCCCGACGACATCGGCACCGCCGTGAACGTGCAGGCGATGGTGTTCGGCAACATGGGGGAGACGTCGGGCACGGGCGTCGGCTTCACCCGCAACCCGTCCACCGGCGAACGGCAGTTTTACGGCGAATACCTCACGAACGCGCAGGGCGAGGACGTCGTGGCCGGCGTTCGGACGCCCCACCCGATCGCGGATCTCGAGAAGGAGATGCCCGAGGTCTATCAGCAGCTGCGGCAGATCACGAGCCGGCTCGAGCAGCATTATCGCGACGTCCAGGACTTCGAGTTCACGATCCAGGACGGCCGGCTGTTCCTGCTCCAGACCCGCAACGGCAAGCGCACCGCGCAGGCCGCCGTGCGCATCGCGGTGGACATGGTGACGGAAGGGCTGATCTCCGAGGAGGAGGCCATCCTCCGCGTGGACCCCGCCTCGCTCGACCAGCTCCTGCACCCGCGCCTCGATCCGAAGGCGAAGGTCCAGGTCGTCGCCCGCGGCTTGTCGGCATCGCCGGGCGCGGCCGTCGGCATCGCCGTGTTCGACGCGGACACCGCCGCCGAGATGGGGCACGCGCACAAGAAGGTCATCCTGGTGCGCAAGGAGACGACGCCCGACGACATCCACGGCATGGACGCCGCCCAGGGCATTCTGACCGCGACCGGCGGAATGACCAGCCACGCCGCCGTCGTGGCGCGCGGCATGGGCAAGCCGTGCGTCTCGGGGGCCTCGGCCATCCACGTGAACGAGAAGAGCCGCACCATGACGGTGGACGGGCGCGTCGTGAAGGAAGGCGACTGGATCACGCTGGACGGCTCGACCGGCCGCGTCATCCTGGGCGCCGTGCCGACGATTGACGCCGAGGTGAGCGGCGAGTTCAGCGAGTACATGAAGATCGCCGATCGTCACCGCCGGCTGAAGGTGCGTGCGAACGCCGACATCCCGCGCGACGCGATCAAGGCCGTCGAGTTCGGTGCGGAGGGCATCGGGCTGTGCCGCACCGAGCACATGTTCTTCGCCGAGGAGCGGCTGCCGCACGTCGTGCAGATGATCATGGCGGCGCCGGTGGTCAAGGCGCTTTCGGAAAGGCTCGCGGCCCGGGAGAAGGCGCTCGCCGGAGCGTCGCCGGGCTCCGAGGCGAAGGCGCTCAAGGCCGAGGTCGCCGCGCTGCGCAGGGAACTGGCGGCGCCGCTGAAGTCCTACCGCGGCGCGCTCGCGAAGCTCCTGCCGGTCCAGCGCAAGGACTTCCACGGATTGTTCAAGGCCATGAAGGGCCATCCGGTCACGATCCGCACGCTCGATCCGCCGCTGCACGAGTTCCTGCCCAAGCGCGAGGACCTCATGGTGGACATCGCGCTCTTCCCGCGCGCGTCGCTCGCGCGCCGCAGGGAAATGGCGAAGAAGTACCGGCTGACGGTCGGACAGCTCCGCAAGGGCATGCCCGAGCTGCTCAAGCGCGTCGAGGAGCTGCACGAGTTCAACCCGATGATGGGCCACCGCGGCTGCCGCCTCGGCATCACCTATCCCGAGGTGACCGAGATGCAGGCTCGCGCCATTTTCGAAGCGGCCTGCAAGGTCGTGAAGGAGGGCGGCCGGGTCGTGCCCGAGATCATGATCCCGCTCATCGGCACGGTCGCCGAGCTCGAGGACCAGGCCGCGATCGTGCGTCGCGTGGCCGAGGAGACCATGCGCACGAACGGCGTGAAGCTCGACTACCTGGTCGGCACGATGATCGAGGTTCCGCGCGCGGCGCTGGCCGCGGGGCGCGTCGCCGGGGTCGCCGAGTTCTTCTCCTTCGGCACCAACGACCTCACGCAGCTGACCTACGGCTTCTCGCGTGACGACGCCGGCAAGTTCCTGCCCGACTACGTGAGCCGCGGCATCCTGCCCGGCGACCCGTTCGTCTCGGTGGACCAGGAGGGCGTGGGGATGCTGATGGACTGGGCGGTCCGGCACGGCCGCCAGACCCGCCCGGGGCTCAAGGTCGGCATCTGTGGCGAACACGGCGGCGATCCGGCCAGCGTCGAGTTCTGCCACCGGATCCATCTCGACTACGTCTCCTGCTCGCCGTTCCGCGTGCCGATCGCGCGTCTCGCGGCGGCACAGGCGGCGGTCCGGGGCACGGCCGCCGAGAGCGACCGGCGGTAG
- a CDS encoding insulinase family protein: MKRLSEPGAVLPRRAYAATLSAVVTSLMAATAAMAAVVTPAAPSPRFPEPVSRTLANGLRVVVFPSGSLPIVQAQLLVPAGTADEPDSLPGLAELTSRIVQAGSASRTREQLAADLGAAGATLAISAQRDYALAACGARSSSFDAALEIMADVVVSPRLEEEPFQSAQGAMIARLRSRARSEAALADDRMWGIALDPHPYGHPEGGVFDGLLETHLEDVKNFVRDRWRPDRAVLAIAGDVTPEHAFAAAQDVFGRWAGKVAADRARPAPAPQAGVRLMDLPGSPRAEVRVLVRGPGRAAPELAAWQVARAALEDRLAGSGASVALTSLRDASLLVLADEGPADSARAIAGRLLGTLRGFAASPPTGASEKALQHRVAQSVPLELETIGARISRWQADDFAGLTPDAVTHAITAIASPSLDLAPVARALGAPPTVFVAGPADRVQRLLAPLGKVASVPISVRRTSRPDTLPAPTAEQLRAGRAAIAGAIEAHGGAARLASAKSSAYEGDIGIESRGQKVEGQYSVVRVDPMQLSQSTRMLTFEIRQTLNGNEAWTLGVGDTASLKLADSLEVRSLQSTFQGDLVHLLRAAADEGSGAALRGAETIGGSACDLVDFTAPGGQRLRLAIDRATKRVVAADAGLGSDLRWHERRLFSEWKTVLGLVLPAFEERLLDGERVTYYRTRLITLNGDHDPSLFRKPTVMHGRVLPSK, from the coding sequence ATGAAGCGACTTTCCGAGCCAGGAGCCGTGTTGCCGCGGCGGGCGTACGCCGCGACCCTGTCGGCCGTCGTGACGAGCCTGATGGCCGCAACGGCCGCGATGGCCGCCGTCGTGACGCCCGCGGCGCCTTCGCCGCGCTTCCCCGAGCCCGTTTCGCGAACGCTCGCCAACGGACTGCGGGTCGTGGTCTTTCCCTCCGGCTCGCTGCCCATCGTGCAGGCGCAGCTTCTCGTGCCCGCCGGTACGGCCGACGAGCCGGACTCGCTGCCGGGCCTGGCGGAGCTGACCTCGCGTATCGTGCAGGCCGGTTCGGCCTCGCGCACCCGCGAGCAGCTCGCGGCCGACCTCGGCGCGGCGGGCGCGACGCTGGCGATCAGTGCGCAGCGCGACTACGCGCTGGCGGCCTGTGGCGCGCGATCGTCGTCCTTCGACGCCGCGCTCGAGATCATGGCCGACGTGGTCGTCAGCCCGCGACTCGAAGAGGAGCCCTTTCAGTCGGCCCAGGGCGCGATGATCGCGCGACTGCGCTCCCGGGCGCGAAGCGAAGCGGCGCTGGCGGACGACCGGATGTGGGGCATCGCGCTGGATCCGCATCCGTACGGACACCCCGAGGGCGGCGTCTTCGACGGCCTGCTCGAGACGCACCTCGAGGATGTGAAGAACTTCGTGCGCGACCGCTGGCGCCCGGACCGCGCGGTGCTGGCCATCGCCGGTGACGTGACGCCCGAACACGCGTTCGCGGCCGCGCAGGACGTGTTCGGGCGCTGGGCCGGCAAGGTCGCCGCCGACCGGGCGCGTCCCGCCCCGGCGCCGCAGGCGGGCGTGCGGCTGATGGACCTGCCCGGAAGCCCGCGTGCCGAAGTCCGCGTCCTGGTGCGCGGACCCGGCAGGGCGGCTCCGGAACTCGCCGCCTGGCAGGTGGCGCGGGCGGCGCTCGAGGACCGGCTCGCGGGCAGTGGCGCCTCGGTCGCGCTCACCTCGCTGCGCGACGCCAGTCTGCTCGTCCTCGCCGACGAAGGTCCGGCCGACTCGGCGCGCGCGATCGCGGGCCGCCTGCTCGGAACGCTGCGCGGCTTCGCGGCCTCGCCGCCCACCGGCGCGTCGGAGAAGGCGCTGCAACACCGCGTCGCGCAGTCCGTGCCGCTCGAGCTCGAAACGATCGGGGCGCGGATCAGCCGCTGGCAGGCGGACGACTTCGCGGGGCTGACTCCCGACGCCGTGACGCACGCGATCACCGCGATCGCCTCGCCGTCGCTGGATCTCGCCCCCGTCGCCCGCGCGCTCGGCGCGCCGCCGACGGTGTTCGTCGCGGGCCCGGCGGACCGCGTGCAGCGGCTGCTCGCTCCGCTCGGCAAGGTCGCGAGCGTTCCGATCAGCGTCCGGCGCACGAGCCGTCCCGACACGCTGCCGGCGCCGACCGCGGAACAGTTGCGCGCCGGCCGGGCCGCGATCGCCGGAGCGATCGAGGCGCACGGCGGTGCGGCGCGGCTCGCCTCGGCGAAGTCGAGCGCCTACGAAGGAGACATCGGCATCGAGTCCCGGGGCCAGAAGGTCGAGGGCCAGTACAGCGTCGTGCGGGTGGACCCGATGCAGCTCTCGCAATCCACGCGCATGCTCACGTTCGAGATTCGGCAGACCCTGAACGGGAACGAAGCCTGGACGCTGGGGGTGGGGGACACGGCCAGTCTCAAGCTGGCCGATTCGCTCGAGGTGCGCTCGCTCCAGTCCACGTTCCAGGGGGACCTCGTGCATCTGCTGCGGGCGGCGGCGGACGAAGGCAGCGGCGCGGCGCTGCGCGGCGCCGAAACGATCGGCGGGTCGGCGTGCGACCTGGTGGATTTCACGGCCCCGGGCGGGCAACGGCTTCGGCTGGCGATCGACCGCGCGACGAAGCGCGTCGTCGCGGCGGACGCCGGGCTGGGCTCCGACCTGCGCTGGCACGAGCGCCGGCTGTTTTCCGAATGGAAGACGGTGCTCGGGCTCGTCCTGCCGGCGTTCGAAGAGCGCCTGCTCGACGGCGAACGGGTGACCTACTACCGGACCCGGCTGATCACCCTCAACGGCGATCACGACCCTTCCCTGTTCCGCAAGCCGACCGTGATGCACGGCAGGGTGCTGCCGTCGAAGTGA
- a CDS encoding T9SS type A sorting domain-containing protein: protein MIRSGRIRWSALALAALVLVAGAGEGRAQQPSTFPSIRMWLEQGAWRDSTLIYAFVPVGGFQAPLAESLVFRPRTLTLRWLRDRTAESRPDFGGYRIYRMVNSPDSTRAVLLRRFSLNDTLLTWKFSRVDSATGMFRCVPCGAEASDSLATFVDPDSTGRFEKVCRRLDQYGRCISQGDSVMKLIAPPGPHDGFRTWYSITYEKKNTTDTDNEDLFVPDTLDNFARCGTYGNRNTCPNLNNKLRNLVGPLEPTGGPAANLEQVRVVPNPYNAHEAWDQPNASELHFINLPAQSTIKIYTVAGDLVRTLKHDDPVRDFERWDLRSERQKDVASGIYIYRVESASFQFQSKLIVIR from the coding sequence ATGATCCGGTCCGGAAGGATCCGTTGGAGTGCGCTTGCCCTCGCCGCCCTCGTGCTCGTGGCCGGGGCCGGTGAGGGACGAGCGCAGCAGCCGAGCACGTTTCCGTCCATCCGGATGTGGTTGGAACAGGGTGCCTGGCGGGACAGCACCCTGATCTACGCGTTCGTGCCCGTGGGAGGCTTCCAGGCCCCGCTGGCCGAGAGCCTCGTGTTCCGGCCGCGCACGCTGACGCTGCGCTGGCTTCGGGACCGCACGGCGGAGTCGAGGCCCGACTTCGGCGGCTACCGGATCTACCGCATGGTCAACTCGCCCGACAGCACGCGCGCCGTACTGCTGCGGCGCTTTTCGCTCAACGACACGCTGCTGACGTGGAAGTTCTCACGCGTGGACTCGGCCACCGGGATGTTCCGCTGCGTCCCGTGCGGTGCCGAGGCCAGCGACAGCCTCGCGACGTTCGTGGATCCCGACTCGACGGGTCGGTTCGAGAAGGTCTGCCGGAGGCTCGACCAATACGGCCGCTGCATCTCGCAGGGCGACTCCGTGATGAAGCTGATCGCCCCGCCGGGCCCGCACGACGGCTTCCGGACGTGGTACTCGATCACCTACGAAAAGAAGAACACGACGGACACGGACAACGAGGACCTGTTCGTCCCCGACACGCTCGACAACTTCGCGCGCTGCGGGACCTACGGGAATCGCAACACCTGTCCCAACCTGAACAACAAGCTGCGCAATCTCGTGGGTCCGCTCGAGCCGACCGGCGGGCCGGCTGCCAATCTCGAGCAGGTCCGGGTGGTGCCGAATCCCTACAACGCCCACGAGGCGTGGGACCAGCCGAACGCGAGCGAGTTGCACTTCATCAACCTGCCCGCGCAGTCCACGATCAAGATCTACACGGTGGCCGGCGACCTCGTGCGGACCCTCAAGCACGACGACCCGGTGCGAGACTTCGAGCGCTGGGACCTGCGTTCGGAGCGCCAGAAGGACGTCGCCTCGGGCATCTACATCTACCGGGTCGAGTCCGCAAGCTTTCAGTTCCAGAGCAAGCTGATCGTGATCCGCTGA